Part of the Halalkalibacter krulwichiae genome is shown below.
AACTGTAAAAACACTAAAAATATTAATTAACGAAAAACAAAAGGTACTTGACCCATCCGTTGAATTTGAAGATATTGCGTCCATTGGGCAGGAACACTTAATTCCACAAGGGCATTGCGTGACAACTTACTATATCCGCTCTCCACTACAATCTCACATTACCTATCAATCAGAACCTGCCCCTTTAAAACCATGGTTAGCTTACCAAATTGTACCTAAATAAAACGTTAAAACTTTATTATTATAATTTGTTTTTTGATGTGGACACTCACCTACCGAAACAATCCTCATAAGATATGTTGACACTTGAAATTTAAAGGAGGAACTGTTTCATGTACGGTCCACAACAACCTTCCGTTCAATTCTTACCACCAACTGTTGTTTCTCAATATGTTGGTCAATGGGTCACGACTTCTATTCCAACCTATGGAGAAGTAACGGCTTATATCACTGACTTCAATCGAAGAACAGGAATGGTCTCCATGTTCATTTATAGAGCCCCTTCTTATCAGCCACAATTCATTCAAGTTCATAATAGTGATTTAATTGGAATCGCTCCATACTATGGACCTATTCCGCCACGTCCAACACCAAGACCACCTAGACCACCTTGGCAGCCTTGGCAACCAGGCCAAGGAGGAGGCTTTTGGCCTTGGATTTTCTACCAAACAGGAGTCTTTGGCGGACAGCAACAAAGAGATTGGAACGAGTATTAAAAACATCAACTGATCAACGAAGAGGTTAAGGGAATTGCCCTTAACCTCTTGTGTACGATATTCATTTTATGACATTGATAAAATATTGTAACCACTATCAACGTGAAGAAGTTCTCCAGTAATTCCACGTGAAAGGTCACTCATTAAGAATAAGGCAGTATCTCCAACCTCTTCTTGAGTAGTAGTGCGTCGAAGCGGTGCTCGCTCTTCAATTTCTTTTAATACATCGTTAAATCCACCAATGCCTTTAGCTGCTAAAGTACGAATAGGTCCTGCCGAAATGGCATTTACTCGGATATTTTCTTTTCCTAAGTCATTCGCTAAGTATTTAACACTTGCATCTAAAGAAGCTTTCGCTACTCCCATTACGTTATAGTTACGTACAACTCTTTCCCCACCAAGGTAAGTCATAGTTACGATGCTTCCGCCTTCAGTCATAACTGAGCGTGCGACTTTTGCTACTGCCGTAAGTGAATACGCACTAATATTTTGAGCCAGAAGAAAGCCATCTCGTGTCGTATTTAAATATTCACCTTCAAGCTCTTCTTTGTTAGCAAAAGCAATACAATGAGCAATCCCGTGAATAGTTCCGACTTCAACTTTGATTTTCGCAAATGTTTTCTCAATCTCTTCATCACTTGTAATATCACAAGGTAATACAAGATGATCGTTTCTTTCTAACGTTTCCGCTAACTGGCGTACGTTCTTTTCTAAACGCTCACCCGCATATGTAAAAATTAACCTTGCTCCTGCGTTCGCAAGAGATTGCGCGATTCCCCAAGCAATACTTCGCTTATTAGCCACACCCATGACTACATATGTACGTTCTGATAAAGAAAGTTGCAACATATTTTCTCCTCCATTATGAGTAGTTATTAATACCAAGTACTAATAATTATAGCATAATAAATCAGTTATTTGTTAGATAGTTCAACATAACAACTCGTTATCCCTTTTTTGTTTGAATATTCTTCTTCTCATATTGGCACTTCTCACATTTATAAATAACATTTTGATTTGATTGAGCGATTAATAAATTGGAAATAGGTTTCTGGTCTTGGCAATTAGGACATGTAACTGTAATATCGGTTGTCACACTTTTCACTCCTTTTTCCTTTAAGGATTGCCTATTTCCTCTACCCTCATTCAATATAATAAAAAAGAGGATCTCTCATTAAATAATTCAATGAGAGATCCTCCTCTTAAAATTCATTGTAACGACTTTATTCATAAGAACCTTTAGACATAAATGTTTTTGGCAATTCTGTTCCCTTGTACCACGTAAGTCTACTTCTTCCGTCTCTGGAGGATAGACCATGATAAAGCTCTCAGGACCAGAATGCGCCAGCACTCTCGGCAATCTTTCTAACTGAGGGTGCCACGCAATGGTCCCTCTCCTTGCGCTAAAGACAAGCACGATATCATCAGAACGTAACAGTGGCATATACATATTATGCCATTCATTCCAAGATAAAAGACTCGTCATTGTGACTTTTACATCTGGCTTCATCTCATTAAATGTTCGGGCATAGCTATTTAAATGATCTTTAACTACATAACAAGTAATGGTTGCACCTAATTGGCTTGCAAGAAGTTTTGCAGTTTTTACAGACTGATAATAACCAGCTTTATGGTCAAACCCAGAAGGAATGATAATTACAATTCTTTTCGTAGTATTAAGAGGATGACCCAACTTCGAAACAAGAACCATTTGTGTGGATCTTTCTAATAGCTGATCAAGGATTCCCCCAAAAATCTTCTGTGGTGTTGAGAGTTTGCCATTCCAACCAATAACAGCAGTTGTAATTCGTGATTCTTCCATTGCTCTTAATATACCAGAAGTAATATTGGTATCAATTCTTGTTAGCATTTGAATTGGTACTTCTGCTCCAGCTGCATAGACTTTTGAATGACTTAGTATTTTCTCAGCCTGAACAATCCTCGATTCAGAGTCTTCTTTTCCACCTTGCGCAACAGCCAAAGTAAACAATGGTTGTGGAGATTGCCCTCTGACTATAAATGAAAGATCCATTAAGGATTCCATTGTATTCGGGTTGGCTATTGGTACCAATACCCTTTCCGGAGCTTGAGAAGGTTCATATGGCTTTTGTTCCTCTAGCATAGCAATCATTCTAGCAAACTTTTCTACTGTATACGGCCCTATCATACATGTAATGAGAATCATGACTATAATTGCATTAACCGTTGCTTGATCAAACAACCCTAAATCAAAACCAACTAGAGTTGCCGCTAACGTTGCTGCCGCTTGAGGGATGGTTAGACCAAACATTAACTTAACTTCTTCTATTGAATAACGATAAATCTTTCCAGCAATCCATGCTGCCATAAACTTTCCGGAAATCACTAATATTACAACTAGTGCAGCTTTCACCCAGGCTTGGGGCTCGTAAATTAAAATTCTCAAATCCATTAACATTCCAACAGATAGTAGAAAGAAAGGAATAAACAAAGAATTACCAATAAACTTAATCCGGTTCATTAATGGACTTTGTTCAAATAAGAAACGATTCAGCGCCAAACCTGCAAGAAATGCCCCGATTATCGGCTCTAACCCAGCAACCGTTGCGAAAAAGGCAGACACAAACAAAACTGTCATGACAAAAATATACTCAAGTGTCCCTTCACTACTTAACGTTCGAAAGAAAAATTTTGCGGCGATTGGCACAATAATAAAAACACCCGCAACGTAAATAATTAATGACACAATTAATACAAACCAAAAATCAGCTGTTAACTCTCCTTGAGTTGAACCAGCCACTACTGCTAATATAAGTAGCGCAAGCGTGTCGGTCATAATCGTTCCACCAACAGATGTCGTAACAGCCTTGTTTTTTGAAATTCCTAAACGACTAGCAATTGGATAAGCTAGCAAAGTATGTGACCCAAGTAACGACCCGAGCAAAATTGCCCCAGCTACTGAATAGCCAAGTAAATAAGCACCCATAGTACCCAAAATAAAAGGGATTGTAAAAGACATCGTACCAAAGGTTAAACTTCTATTTCGATATTTCTTAAAGCCTTCTAAGTCGATTTCTAGCCCTGCTATAAAAATAATATAAAGGAGGCCTACTGTCCCAAGAAGAATAATAGTCGGATCTCGATCTAAAATACCTAATCCATTGGGCCCTACTATAACCCCTGCAAAAATAAACCCTATTATCCCGGGAATTCTTAGTTTTGCCATAATTAGAGGAGCCACCAAAAAGATAACCATCGCTATAGCAAAAATAAGAACAGGATTTGTAACAGGTTGTGTTATCAAATTCTTTCACACCTTTTTTATTTAGATAAAATGACAATTATTCTCCCCATATTAAAGAACCTATCATAACTCTGTCAACAGTTAACATATTGGTTAGCATCTACAATTTATACTTTGTTAATTATCCTCATTATTATAAGTTTAAAATGTTCAGTGGATGTTCATTGCTTCTAAAACTTTGGTTAAGCTATAGTAAAAAGAGTGAAAAAGGAGACCCTGTGAAAATGAAATTTGATGTTATCGGTGATATACATGGATGTTATGAAGAGCTATTAGCAATTATGTCGAAATTAGGTTATGAAAAAATAAAAGATACATACCATCATCCAGAACAAAGAAAGTTAGCTTTTATTGGTGATTTAACAGACCGTGGACCTAACTCCACTGAAGTCATCAACCTAGTTGCAAACCTCGTTTCAACTGGACAAGCATATTACTGCCCAGGGAATCATTGCGATAAACTTTATCGTTATTTTCTAGGGAGAAATGTTCAGATTACCCATGGATTAGAAACGACTGTAGCCGAGTTAAAGGCACTTTCAAAAAAAGAATATAACCGCATTCGCCAAACATTTATGAATTTAGTAGAACAATCTCCTCTTTATCACGTCCTAGACCAAAAGAACCTTGTTATCGCTCATGCCGGGATTCGCTCTAGCGATATCGGAAAAACCAATAAGCGAATAAAAACATTCGTTCTTTACGGTGATATCACCGGGGAAAGCAACCCTGATGGAACACCGATCAGACGTGATTGGGCACAACACCATGAAGGGAGAGAATGGATCGTTTACGGACACACTCCCGTAAAAAAACCACGTTTTGTCAGAAACACTGTTAATATTGATACTGGATGTGTGTTTGGAGGAGCTCTTACAGCTTTACAATACCCTGAAATGACAACGGTTCAAGTCCCATCCTCGCTTCCTTTTGTTGAGGAGAAATTCAGAAGCTTCGAATAAGCTTATTAAGTAAGAATGAGGTGCAAGAAATGAGAAAAGGAATTCTTTTGTTTTCTTTACTGTTTTTATTAAGTAGTTGTGGTCCACAATTATTACTTGAAGTAGACCAAGAACAAACACGTATTATCTTTAACGATGAGATTGATATGGCTTCACTTTATGTACGCCTTGAAAATAACGGCCAGCTTCCCGCTAATGAACTTTATGCTCGTTTTATCTTACAGGATGAACAAGTTCAAGAAGCTTTTGGCGGACTCAATGATTTTGTCTTTTCAGATGCAGAAGGTACACCAGAGCATTTTAACATTAGACCCGACTCAAGCTACTTTATTGCAGAAGCCTTTTCACTAACAACCGAGTTGAATAAAGAGCATTTACTTGATTCCATTTCAATTGAAGTATACGACAGCAACGACAATTTACTTGTGGAACATACAATTAACCAAATAACCGAGGAATAGAAATGAGGGTGAGTCAAATTTGCTCACCCTCATTTCCTATACATTTCATATCTTCTGGAATTTCTTCTTGAATTGTCATAACTGACTGTTGAAACGGATGTTCAAACTCTACTTTATGACAATGTAAGGCTTGACGACTTATCATAGCTGTACTACCACCATATAAATCATCTCCTAATAAAGGGTGGCCAATATAGGAAAAGTGTACTCTAATTTGATGAGTTCTTCCTGTTTCAAGCCTTATTTCCACAACTGAGAATTTAGACGTTCTTACTTGCGCTCTATAATGAGTAATAGCTTCTTTCCCATCCATTCTAACTTGCCTTGCAATTATACTATTTGGGTCTCTTTCAATAGGGGCATTAATGGTTCCTTCTCCTCGCTTCAAAAAACCAGTTACGATTGCCTTATAATACCGTTTAACTTTACCTTCTTGCTGCATTTTTGAAAAACGATCATGCGCCAAGCGATGTTTAGCAATGATCAACAATCCAGAAGTGTCTTTATCTAATCGATTAACCGCATGAAAAGTAGCCTGATGATTCTTTTCTTGAAAATAACCTACCACAGCATTTGCTAGCGTTCCACCCGGGTGCTCTCGCGATGGAATCGTTGGCATTCCCGCTTTTTTGTTAATCACTAACAAATGTTCATCTTCATAAGAAATACTTAAAGGATGATACTCCGGTTTCACTGATGCACTAACTTGTTCAGAAGGAAGATAAATTTGAACTTCATCGCCTTTTTTAACAATTGCACGAACCGTTACTTCCTTGTTGTTAAGCAAAATAAGACCATTGTTAAACTTAATGTCCGCCAGTGCTCGCTTTGAAATCTGACAACGTTCCCTTAAAAAAAGCCGAAGTAATTGGTTATCCCAATCAGCAACGACTTTCCACACTAGTTTTGCTAAATAATTATCCACGAATAAATGACTCCCTTACTCTCTTCCAAAAAGGAAAAGGTCGAAATCTTGCAAAACGAACTTTTTCATCGGCAACACGACATTGAATAGATTTCACTCTACTATGTTCAAGCGTATAATGGTCAATCGTCACTTGTACATCAATATCATTTAAAGGTCTTAATAAACAAGTATGATGTTGTGGCAGAACTAAAGGGGAACCGACCGTACGATAGACACGATTATTAATCGATGCCATTTCAGCAACTTGAATAGAAGATAAAGACGGATGAAGGATTGCCCCTCCTAACGCTTTATTATAAGCAGTACTTCCAGAAGGGGTAGATATGCAAAGCCCATCCCCTCGAAAGACCTCAAACGCCTCTCCTTTAATATCCACACTACTAACAAGAGACCCACCAAGGCTCTTTATTGTCATTTCATTCAACGCAAGATGCCTCTCTGAATTCGTTTCCCCTTCATGCCGTATCACTACTTCAAGCAGTGGGTATTCAACGATCTGATAAGGAGTTTTGGCGATATGGATGACTAGCTTTTCAACTTCATCTGGTACCCAATCAGCATAAAAACCAAGATGTCCCGTATGTATCCCAACAAAGGCCGTATCCTCTAAACGATCACAATAATCATGAAAAGCTTGTAAAAGCGTACCATCGCCACCTACAGTTATGACCATTTCCGGTTCTTTATCGTCATGTTTCAGACCAAAATCTAGTAAGTATCGCTTAATTCTCTGCTGCAATTTATTGGATACATCATCTCCACGAGATGTCACCATAAAATTCATACTTGTCCTCCAGTCTACAGCTTACTCCCCTGCTCTTCCTTTTTCGTGATAATACGCTGTGCCTCTCTTACTTCATCACGTATAATTGACATCTCTTCGTCAAGTTGAAAAGCAGATTCCGCTGCTCGTTGCAGCCTAATTTTAATATGTTCAGGAATTTCTCCACTATATTTATAATTTAAAGAATGCTCAATTGTCGCCCAAAAATTCATCGCTAAAGTTCGTACTTGCAATTCTACTAGAATCTTTTTCTCCCCTTCAATTGTCTGAACAGGATAGAGGAGAACAAGGTGATAAGAACGGTATCCACTAGGCTTTTTCTCTACGATATAATCTCGTTCTTCAATAATTTCAAAATCCTTTCTAGAACGAATTAAATCAACAACCGTTTCTATATCCTCCACAAATTGCGTAACGATTCGTAATCCTGCTAAGTCTTCCATTTGAGATTCTAATTGATCTAAAGGAACGTTTTTACGCTTAGCTTTGTCTAAAATGCTTGATACCGGCTTAACCCTTCCTGTAACAAACTCTATCGGGGTATGTTTTGATGTTTTTTGGTACTGCTCCCTAATTCCTTTTAGTTTAACTTTCAGCTCTTCTACAGCCTGTTTATAAGGTGTAAGAAAGATATTCCAACCACTCATGCCATCACCGCCCGTTTTATCTATAGGATGAGCTACACGTTAAGGGCTCAATGATAAGGCTTTTTTAATCTTTTTCAAGTTACGTTCTTCACCATTATCATTTGTCCATCTAATAAATAAAATTAGTTAAACACTTCTTTAACAGCTTTCTCCATCACTTCTCCGTAATTGCTATTCCCATCAATATTTTCTGTTAGAAATGTTAGTTCCTCAAACATGGATGTCAATTCAATACTTTTCTCATTTCCTAGGTCAAGTATTAGACTTTTATTAGTTACTAGCAATTTCTTTAAGTATGGCCAAGTACTTTGTTCAAATGTAACATAATAAAAAGCAGTATCATTTTCGAGTATGTAGATAAAAGCAAGACCGTCTGAATCTACTAGCATACGGCTACCAGCTTTTAAGGAATTCGCTAGTTCTAAATTAATTTCCTCGTTTAAATGCGCCTTTAAAAAATCTTGTTCTTCTGTCATTTTGTTTACCATTAATTTCTTCATTATGTACCTCCAACTATTCAACACACATTCTTAAGAATGTCTCGGTTATATTTTATCATAGTTTATTTCTAAATGCGTACGCCGGATTCATGATCATGTCAATTTTACAAATAAGTTGAAAAACACTGTTATACTAGAAACAACAAAACCCCCAAATGGAGAGAAAAGGAGTATATAATGTCACAAGAAATTGAAATAGAAGTTAAATCCATGCTAACTGAAGCTGGTTTCTTTCAACTGCTCAAACATTTTAACCTTAAAGAAGAAGAAGCGATCATTCAACATAATCACTATTTTGAGACAGCGACTTTTTCCTTAAAAGAAAAAGGGGCCGGACTTAGAATCCGTGAGAAACAAGGAATCTTCACATTAACTCTAAAGCAGCCTCATAAAGTTGGCAAACTAGAAACTCATCAGTCGCTGTCATTTGAATCATGGTTACAAGCAAAAGAAGAAGGACTCCTTCCGAACGGAGAAGTGATGAAGCAGCTTCAACAATTAGATATTCCTGTAGTTCAACTTCAATATCAAGGTACTTTAAGTACAAGCAGAATTGAAATGCCGTATAACGAAGGTGTTCTTTGTTTTGATAAAAGTTCTTATTTTGACAAAATTGACTTTGAAATTGAATATGAAGGGCAATCTGAGCAACATGCAAATACTACTCTACTGAATATCTTGTCTCAAGTAAATCTAACTCCAACTTCAACCGAAAACAAAGTGAGAAGATTTTTCTCAGAGAAATTAAAGGTAGATAAATCCTCATTTTAGACAAAAACAACCAATTGTCGAAACGAAAGGCATTTGCTATGATAACGTTAGTTAATTCAAATTGAGGTGTCTTATGGATCTGACTTTCCTACAACATGTTAATCGTTTTCAAGGATTAACTTTGGGGCCAAGTGCTCCGAAAGGACAACAGCAAAGTGTCATTCAAGCAATGTTCTCTCAAATCCTTGAAGAACAAATGACTAAATTAAATCAGCCTGTTTTTTCAAGAAAGAATGATTTATTTCTTGATCCAACAGTAAGATATCGAATTGAACAGACTGCTATTTCGGTTACAAGTCCAACTAAAGCAGTGAATCAAACTGCACAACCATCTTTACCTGATCAAGCAATTCGCGTTCAACCGTTAATTGAATCAGCTGCCAAAAAATACAACATAGACCCAAAACTAATTAATGCCGTGATCCAGCACGAATCGAATTATAACCCTAACGCCAAAAGCCATGCTGGCGCTATTGGATTAATGCAATTAATGCCAGCTACTGCCAAAGGATTAAATGTTCGAAATGCTTATGACCCTAAGCAAAACATTGATGGAGGTGCGAAGTATCTGAGGCAAATGCTTAATCGTTATAACGGAGACATTCGTCTTGCCTTAGCAGCTTATAATGCTGGTCCAGGAAACGTTGATCGTTATAACGGGATTCCTCCATTTAAAGAAACACAAGCTTACGTACCAAAAGTATATAACACATATTTAAATGCATAATCGATTCAGAAGAAGCTGGCCATTTGTCAGTTTCTTTTTGTTTCACTAAGATTGTTTAAAGTTAGAATCAAGAAATTTGCTGATCAGAACTCATATTGCTACAATATGAAGAGAGTTCTGATAATACAGAGGAGATATTAGTATGACAAATTCAAGTCAAACCCCTTATGAGACTTTAGGTGGAGAACAAGTATTATCTCAATTAGTAGATACGTTTTATACAAAAGTATCTCAACATTCAGATTTGGCTCCACTATTTCCAGATGATCTAACTGAAACTGCAAGGAAACAAAAACAATTCTTAACACAATTTTTAGGTGGACCAACTCTTTATACAGATGAGCATGGACATCCTATGCTACGTGCTCGCCACATGCCATTTGTCATTACACCAATTCAAGCTGAGGCTTGGCTTTTCTGTATGAAAGAAGCAATGGATGAGATTGAGTTAACAGGGCCAATTCGTGATTACATGATCGAACGATTGACCATGACTGCTAACCATATGGTTAATCAACCATCATAGAAAGGAGAAACGACCATTGAACCAGAAAGATACTCCTTCAACTTGCGACAATCAACTTGGTGTTTGTGGTCTAGATCCTGAACATCAAGAAATTAAACGTCATAAACCAATAGAATTGTATACTTTTATTGATCCGCTTTGTGCCGAATGTTGGGCTTTTGAACCAATGCTGAAGAAACTCCAAGTAGAATACGGTGACTATTTTCGAATTCGAACTCTCGTTGCAGGCCGTTTGCAAGCATGGAATGTTTGCAGATCAACAGCAAAAGGACTGACAGGTAAGAAACAAGAGATTGCTTCTAGTTGGGAAGCCATTGCTAGTAAGACCGGAATGTCCTGCGATGGAGATGTTCTACTTGAGAATGATTGGAATTCTCCTTATCTCTCTTCCTTAGCAATTAAAGCTGCTGAATTACAAGGCCCACAACTTGGAGCACGCTTTTTACGAAAACTGAGAGAAGCATTATTTCTTGAAAAACAAAACATTACAGAGCAGCACGTTCTAATAGACTGTGCTAGAAAAGCTGGATTAGACGTCGATGAATTCAAAAACGACTTATCGTCAGAAACCGCCGCAAGAACGCTACAACATGACATTCATACAACAAATGAAATGGAAGTTGAAATCGTTCCAACTTTTGTGTTCTTTAACGCTAACGTTGAAGATGATGGGATAAAAGTTTCCGGTAATTATCCATATAGTGTCTATGTACAAATACTTGAAGAAATGCTAGGTTTCAAACCTAAACCTAAAAAAGAAATTACTCTAGAAGATTTTATTAAACGCTTTGAACTAGTAGCTACAATTGAAGTATCCGTTGTATTAAACCTGACTGAAGAAGAAGCAGAGAGACAGTTAAAAGCTCTTGTCCTACAACAAAAAGTAGAAGCTGTTCCGGTGAAATATGGAGTTTTTTGGCGCTCACAGATTAATAAATAAAACGAGACACCTTCTAAACTGTAACAAATAGGCATAACATGTAGAAAATCACATGTTATAGGATTGTTAGGGGGTACTAGATTGAATCGTTATATTGTCATGGTCGGACTAATACTAACAA
Proteins encoded:
- a CDS encoding globin domain-containing protein — protein: MTNSSQTPYETLGGEQVLSQLVDTFYTKVSQHSDLAPLFPDDLTETARKQKQFLTQFLGGPTLYTDEHGHPMLRARHMPFVITPIQAEAWLFCMKEAMDEIELTGPIRDYMIERLTMTANHMVNQPS
- the fabI gene encoding enoyl-ACP reductase FabI; this encodes MLQLSLSERTYVVMGVANKRSIAWGIAQSLANAGARLIFTYAGERLEKNVRQLAETLERNDHLVLPCDITSDEEIEKTFAKIKVEVGTIHGIAHCIAFANKEELEGEYLNTTRDGFLLAQNISAYSLTAVAKVARSVMTEGGSIVTMTYLGGERVVRNYNVMGVAKASLDASVKYLANDLGKENIRVNAISAGPIRTLAAKGIGGFNDVLKEIEERAPLRRTTTQEEVGDTALFLMSDLSRGITGELLHVDSGYNILSMS
- a CDS encoding CYTH domain-containing protein — translated: MSQEIEIEVKSMLTEAGFFQLLKHFNLKEEEAIIQHNHYFETATFSLKEKGAGLRIREKQGIFTLTLKQPHKVGKLETHQSLSFESWLQAKEEGLLPNGEVMKQLQQLDIPVVQLQYQGTLSTSRIEMPYNEGVLCFDKSSYFDKIDFEIEYEGQSEQHANTTLLNILSQVNLTPTSTENKVRRFFSEKLKVDKSSF
- a CDS encoding cation:proton antiporter, with amino-acid sequence MITQPVTNPVLIFAIAMVIFLVAPLIMAKLRIPGIIGFIFAGVIVGPNGLGILDRDPTIILLGTVGLLYIIFIAGLEIDLEGFKKYRNRSLTFGTMSFTIPFILGTMGAYLLGYSVAGAILLGSLLGSHTLLAYPIASRLGISKNKAVTTSVGGTIMTDTLALLILAVVAGSTQGELTADFWFVLIVSLIIYVAGVFIIVPIAAKFFFRTLSSEGTLEYIFVMTVLFVSAFFATVAGLEPIIGAFLAGLALNRFLFEQSPLMNRIKFIGNSLFIPFFLLSVGMLMDLRILIYEPQAWVKAALVVILVISGKFMAAWIAGKIYRYSIEEVKLMFGLTIPQAAATLAATLVGFDLGLFDQATVNAIIVMILITCMIGPYTVEKFARMIAMLEEQKPYEPSQAPERVLVPIANPNTMESLMDLSFIVRGQSPQPLFTLAVAQGGKEDSESRIVQAEKILSHSKVYAAGAEVPIQMLTRIDTNITSGILRAMEESRITTAVIGWNGKLSTPQKIFGGILDQLLERSTQMVLVSKLGHPLNTTKRIVIIIPSGFDHKAGYYQSVKTAKLLASQLGATITCYVVKDHLNSYARTFNEMKPDVKVTMTSLLSWNEWHNMYMPLLRSDDIVLVFSARRGTIAWHPQLERLPRVLAHSGPESFIMVYPPETEEVDLRGTREQNCQKHLCLKVLMNKVVTMNFKRRISH
- a CDS encoding NAD kinase; its protein translation is MNFMVTSRGDDVSNKLQQRIKRYLLDFGLKHDDKEPEMVITVGGDGTLLQAFHDYCDRLEDTAFVGIHTGHLGFYADWVPDEVEKLVIHIAKTPYQIVEYPLLEVVIRHEGETNSERHLALNEMTIKSLGGSLVSSVDIKGEAFEVFRGDGLCISTPSGSTAYNKALGGAILHPSLSSIQVAEMASINNRVYRTVGSPLVLPQHHTCLLRPLNDIDVQVTIDHYTLEHSRVKSIQCRVADEKVRFARFRPFPFWKRVRESFIRG
- a CDS encoding ClpXP adapter SpxH family protein, translating into MNQKDTPSTCDNQLGVCGLDPEHQEIKRHKPIELYTFIDPLCAECWAFEPMLKKLQVEYGDYFRIRTLVAGRLQAWNVCRSTAKGLTGKKQEIASSWEAIASKTGMSCDGDVLLENDWNSPYLSSLAIKAAELQGPQLGARFLRKLREALFLEKQNITEQHVLIDCARKAGLDVDEFKNDLSSETAARTLQHDIHTTNEMEVEIVPTFVFFNANVEDDGIKVSGNYPYSVYVQILEEMLGFKPKPKKEITLEDFIKRFELVATIEVSVVLNLTEEEAERQLKALVLQQKVEAVPVKYGVFWRSQINK
- a CDS encoding RluA family pseudouridine synthase encodes the protein MDNYLAKLVWKVVADWDNQLLRLFLRERCQISKRALADIKFNNGLILLNNKEVTVRAIVKKGDEVQIYLPSEQVSASVKPEYHPLSISYEDEHLLVINKKAGMPTIPSREHPGGTLANAVVGYFQEKNHQATFHAVNRLDKDTSGLLIIAKHRLAHDRFSKMQQEGKVKRYYKAIVTGFLKRGEGTINAPIERDPNSIIARQVRMDGKEAITHYRAQVRTSKFSVVEIRLETGRTHQIRVHFSYIGHPLLGDDLYGGSTAMISRQALHCHKVEFEHPFQQSVMTIQEEIPEDMKCIGNEGEQI
- the prpE gene encoding bis(5'-nucleosyl)-tetraphosphatase PrpE — its product is MKFDVIGDIHGCYEELLAIMSKLGYEKIKDTYHHPEQRKLAFIGDLTDRGPNSTEVINLVANLVSTGQAYYCPGNHCDKLYRYFLGRNVQITHGLETTVAELKALSKKEYNRIRQTFMNLVEQSPLYHVLDQKNLVIAHAGIRSSDIGKTNKRIKTFVLYGDITGESNPDGTPIRRDWAQHHEGREWIVYGHTPVKKPRFVRNTVNIDTGCVFGGALTALQYPEMTTVQVPSSLPFVEEKFRSFE
- a CDS encoding lytic transglycosylase domain-containing protein translates to MDLTFLQHVNRFQGLTLGPSAPKGQQQSVIQAMFSQILEEQMTKLNQPVFSRKNDLFLDPTVRYRIEQTAISVTSPTKAVNQTAQPSLPDQAIRVQPLIESAAKKYNIDPKLINAVIQHESNYNPNAKSHAGAIGLMQLMPATAKGLNVRNAYDPKQNIDGGAKYLRQMLNRYNGDIRLALAAYNAGPGNVDRYNGIPPFKETQAYVPKVYNTYLNA
- a CDS encoding GTP pyrophosphokinase; this translates as MSGWNIFLTPYKQAVEELKVKLKGIREQYQKTSKHTPIEFVTGRVKPVSSILDKAKRKNVPLDQLESQMEDLAGLRIVTQFVEDIETVVDLIRSRKDFEIIEERDYIVEKKPSGYRSYHLVLLYPVQTIEGEKKILVELQVRTLAMNFWATIEHSLNYKYSGEIPEHIKIRLQRAAESAFQLDEEMSIIRDEVREAQRIITKKEEQGSKL